One genomic region from Rubinisphaera margarita encodes:
- the ccsA gene encoding cytochrome c biogenesis protein CcsA produces the protein MHQVHLFCFLASYAAAFFLELGRYWKPLPPLRWLSLIATVAGLIAHTWYLISRSIQSQLPPLVASNHDWLLVAAWLLVAGYLGFVVWNLQRRGADAMGLFVLPLALLMVGASSLVSNDPDVLFGSQRVLKMLHASSLVIGITGVLAGFLISVMYLLQHRRLKKKQNLRGGFTLPALASLARYNLWSVSISMPMLTLGLLTGFLLIGGSEKALRPVSWQDPIVIGFTIVWLGMVLSFGGLFKKRSMQGRQIALMNAWAFGFLIVTLLGLQILVNLTGLPSQHG, from the coding sequence ATCAGGTTCATCTGTTCTGCTTTCTGGCCAGCTACGCCGCCGCTTTCTTCCTGGAACTCGGCCGCTACTGGAAACCGCTGCCTCCTCTCCGCTGGCTGTCGCTGATTGCGACGGTCGCCGGCCTGATCGCTCATACCTGGTATCTGATCTCCCGCTCGATTCAATCGCAGCTGCCGCCGCTCGTCGCTTCCAATCACGACTGGCTCCTTGTCGCCGCCTGGCTGCTTGTCGCCGGCTATCTGGGGTTCGTCGTCTGGAATCTGCAGAGGCGAGGAGCGGACGCCATGGGGCTGTTCGTGCTTCCGCTGGCTCTATTGATGGTCGGGGCGTCCAGTCTGGTCAGCAACGATCCGGATGTTCTGTTCGGCAGCCAGCGGGTCCTGAAGATGCTGCACGCCAGTTCGCTCGTCATCGGGATCACCGGCGTCCTGGCCGGATTTCTGATCAGCGTGATGTATCTTCTGCAGCATCGGCGCCTCAAGAAGAAGCAGAACCTCCGGGGCGGCTTTACGTTGCCGGCTCTGGCTTCGCTGGCTCGCTACAATCTCTGGTCGGTGTCGATTTCCATGCCGATGCTCACGCTGGGTCTGCTCACCGGCTTTCTGTTGATCGGCGGTTCCGAAAAAGCGCTCCGGCCGGTTTCCTGGCAGGATCCAATCGTCATCGGCTTCACCATCGTCTGGCTCGGAATGGTGCTCTCGTTTGGGGGTCTGTTCAAGAAGCGTTCGATGCAGGGCCGGCAGATTGCGCTGATGAATGCCTGGGCCTTTGGCTTTCTTATCGTTACGTTGCTCGGTCTG